GCCAGGGCGCTGCCGGGAATGGCTCCGCTGCGCATGATGGGAACGATCGCGTCAAAGAGAATTCCGCTCGCCTGAATCTTTTCGAGCAACACCTGGAGTGCGGCTCCATATTCCTCCCAGGACATGGAGTTGATATCCTCGATACTATAAATTCTCATGGAATCCATTTGCTGGTTCAACAAACATGAATCGAGCGACGGTTAAGCCGCATGGTCGCACTCGTCTTAAGAGTGTTTCACCTTTCAACGGTGAAGGTATTTGCGGGAACGAAATGTGCAAGCCTGTTCGCCTGACTAAACGCAACCGCCAGGCAACTGTGGTGATTGCTCCATTTATACCGAATGTCAAAATTAATTTCCAGAATGGGGGGAAAGAAGCTGAATGAAGGCAGGCAGGAAGTTTGGTGAAAACATGGCGGTGGAAACGAAGAAATTCATTAGTAATTTGGAGCAGGGTGTTTTCGGTTTGAGGCGGCGTCACTGACCATGCCTTAAACCACAATTCCTCCAGCCATTCGGAAATTTCCTTCTGCATTCGGTAATGCCTGGAAAGATGTGGACTGTATGAAAACGGGGTGAGCAATTCTGCCCACCCCGTTGATAAAAGCCCGTGCTCCTGATTTACGGATAATGGAGGCGGTAGAACTTCTGAGTTCCGGAGATGGGCACGGTGGCTGTGATCACGCTGCCGTTGGTGGTGAACGTCGCGGAGACGCTGGTCCAATTGGAAACTGTGAGCGTGTCATTGCCTTCCAGGTGGAAGCCGCCCGCTGTCCCAGGCCAGGAGAGAACGAGGGAATTCGCGATCTGTTGCACCGTCATCAGAGGACTGGTGACGACCGGTTGGGTGAAGCTTACCGAGCCGTTCACATAGGTGGTGCTCACAGTATTGGCGGACGGGTCGGAGACTTGTTGAAACACGGGTCGGTTGGTGAAGGAAACCGTTGTGTTGCCCGTGGCGTTGGTGGCCGTCTTGAAGTTTAGTTTAACCACTTCCCGCGTGCCTGCAGCAAACGTGGAGGTGATCGGCATGGCCAAGGCTATACCGACCCTACCCGCCTGATTGGTGTTGAGGTTCAGGGTGGCACCACTGGCACCACTGCCGAGGGTGGCACCTGTAAGGGTGAGGAAAGCAGGGTCAAAATCGACGCTAAAGCCGAGAGCCGCTTCATCGCCCTGCGATTCGAGGTTGATCGAGAGTTGACAGGTCTGTCCGGCTGTGACGCTTGCGTTGGCAATGGTCAAGGCACTGGGAGATAGCCCCAGGACATGAATAGTAGCTGGACGCGCCCCGGCATCCTGAGTGGGGCCACCGGCAGCGCTCAAGGCATCCAAGCCGGCAGCATAACGGCCGACTTGCACCCAATCAGAGACGGAGATGATGCCATCGCCCTGTGTTGAGCGGGGAGCAGCATCAGCTCTTTGGTAGATGCTGGAATTGGTGATGGCATCGAGACCGGCGACGAAGCGGCCTTCCTGCACCCAATCGGCAATAGTGACATTGCGATCGCCATTGGGGAGCGGGGTGACATCGCCTTCATAGCCAGTAAAGGGAATGGTGATGCCGCCATTTGCATAGGTGGCAGGCAGGATAACCGCTTGTGGGTTGACCAACTGACGGAGCGTGGGGGTATCACCAAAGGTAATACTGTTACTCGTGGTGGTACTCACGGCGGAAGTGGAGAACGTGACGATCAAAACGTTCTGTGTGCCAGCAGTAAAGGTGCTGTTGGCTGACAAGGAGATTGCGAGGCCTAAATGTCCCGAGTTGATCTGATTAGTGTTGGCAAGGAGTGAACCGCCGGAACCACCGGTGCCGATGGTAGCGCCAACAAAGTGGAGCAAACTGGCATTCCAGTTAAGGCTGAAGCCCAAGGCATTCTCATTTCCATTAGCCACCAGGTTGATGGGGAGTTGGACCGTGTTGGACGAGGCAGTGACGCTGACCACTTGGACGAGGGCAGGAGGCGGGTTGACTGTAAGAGTAGCATTGCTGCTTAATATGCTGCCAACAGAGTTGGAGACTATAACCGAGTAAGTGCCACTGGCAACCAACTGCACATTCGAGAGAACCAGCGAAGAGTTGGTAGCGCCGACGAGCACATTAGTGTCATTGGAGATCCACTGATAGCTAAAGGGAGCGGTGCCAGCAGCCACGACACTGAACGTGACATTAGTTCCGACAGTAACGGTTTGGCTTCGTGGCTGAGAAACAATGGAGGGCACGATAGGTATTTTGCATTTGCCGGCTACGCCACTGTTGTAGATGGCTTGGATCTCACTCTCAGCAAGTGCGCGTCCGTAAAGCGAGACTTCATCGATTTTGCCAGCAAAGAAATCCGATGCCTGTGTGGTGGTGTTCATGCGCGCCCCGATGCCGATGGCGGCGATGCCACTCCAGACATTGATGGGGGCGTCGGTGCGTGTGGCTACTAACACGCCGTTGACGTACATCCTGCGAGTGCCGGTAGTTTGGTCATACACGCCAGCGACATGCGACCAGGTGTTAAGTGCGACCGCGTTATCGGGACTGTTGAAGGTATGAAAGGAACCGTCTCCTTGATGGGCTGCATCGGAAATGCCAAACTGCAAGGCATTGTTGGCTGTCAGATCTAATACGTAGCTGCGCTCTGCGGCATACTCTGCGGCACCGCCCCATTTGCCGATGATCACACGACCGATGCTCTGAGCCTGTGGATAGATCCAGGCTTCCAAGGTTAGGCTGCCTGTCGGACTAAGAGAGCCGCTACTGGGAATGCGCACATATTGGCTGCTGCCATTGAAGGAAAAGGCTTGCGCGACTTCGCCAGTGGCGAAGCCAACTCCCCCGAATAAAGTTCCATTGTTCACATTTAGGAGGTCTGAAGCATCCCCATCCGCCGCCCACCAGGCCAGAATACCATTGGGCGCAGGTTGGCAGATAGGAACGTTAACGGTTAGGATCGAATTGGAACTGGTTGTCGAACCATAAGGGTTTGCCACTGTGACCGAATAGCTGCCCGCGGTGTTTGTTTGAACGTTCAACAAACTTAGGAATGAAAGCGTGGCGCCAGCCAAATTCGTGCCGTTGAATTGCCACTGATAAGTTAAGGGTGCGGTGCCAGATGCAACCACTGTAAGACTACCGTTTTCTCCGACGTTTAATGTCAGGCTTTGTGGTTGGGTGGTGATTGCGGCGGGATACGTATTGATCACCAATGTTGCATTGCTGCTGGTAACCAAACCATATGGATTGGTAACGACAATCGTGTAATCGCCAGCACTTACTGGCTGCACGTTCGATAAAGTGAGTGTTGAAGTAGTGGCACCGGGCACGTTGCTGCCGTTTAGCTGCCATTGATAATTCAGAGGGGAACTGCCTGAGGCAACAACTTCGAAGCTGACGTTTGCTCCGGCGTTGACGGTCTGGCTTTGCGGCTGCGTAGTGATGGAAGGGGGAAATGCGTTAACGAACAAAGTGGCGTTGCTGCTGACAACTGCACCGTAGAGGTTGGTAATAATTACTGTATAAACTCCGGCGTCAGAGAGTTGTACATTGGACAAGTTGAAGACTGAAGTGGTGGCTGCGACCAGGTTTGTCCCATTCATCTGCCATTGATAGCTCAAAGGGGCAGTGCCCGAAGTTGTGACATTGAAGCTCACGTTCGCTCCGGCATTGACCGTCTGGCTTTGGGGCTGGGAAGAAATGGAGGGAGGTAAAGGTGTTTTGCATTTACCTGCGCTGCCGGCGTTGAAAATGGATTGGATTTCGGTCACTGAAAGGGCCCGGTTATAGAGCGAAACCTCGTCAATTTTGCCCGCGAAGAAATTCGCTGGTTGAGTCGTGGTGTCCATACGGGCACCGATGCCGACGGCAGCAATGCCATTCCAGATATTGATGGGGGCATCGGTACGTGTGGCCACGAGCATGCCGTTGATGTACATCAGGCGGGTGCCAGTTGTTTGGTCATATACCCCAACCACATGCGACCAGGTATTGAGAGGAACGGCATTGTCGGTGGTGTTAAAGGTATGAAAGGATGGGTCCCATTCGTGGGCGGCATCCGAGATGCAGAATTGCAGAGCGTTGTTCTCGGTCAGGTCGAGAACATAGCTGCGCTCGTTGGCGTATTCGGCACTTCCGCCCCACTTGCCGATGATGACACGACTGATGCTCGGAGCCTGTGGATAGATCCAAGCTTCGAGAGTGAAACTGCCAGTCGGGCTGAGAGAGGAGCTGCTGGGGATACGGATGTATTGGCTGGTGCCATCGAAGGAAAAAGCTTGGGAAACTTCGCCAGTGGCAAAATTGGTTCCACCAAAGAGAGTTCCGTTATTGCCATTTTGGGAATCTGAGGCATCTCCATCACCCGCCCACCAAGCCACCAAGCCGCTCGGAGGAGCAACACAGGACTGTGCTGGGGAATTCACCAGGGCGCACAGGAACGCGAGAGCGCATGCGGCTTGAAGAAACAGCAGAGACGAAGCATCCTTACGCCTAACTTTCATAGTATTCATTGGTTATACCTTCTTATTTGCTAATAGGGTGCATTTACTAGGGTAGTCTCGTTGGTGAGGCAAGGAAATTCGTTGGAACTTTCTTCGCCAGTGTCGGCGACAGTTTAGTGTATGACCTTCCAAGGATTTCCGGTTTCCGGTCAATGGTTGTGTAGGCAGAGGCATCCGCAACATTGAAGCGATGGTCTGCGAAGTGTTTGGAAGCCAAACCCTATCCGTTGGTTCATTGGTTTAGTTCCTGCCAGGGCATCACCGGTTCCTATTAGAACCAGCTCAAAAGTGTTATCTATGTCCTGAACCCGGACCGTTGGGGGGACATAGAATCTTTGGCTTGATCGTGGCGCGGATGCCGAAGGGTCGTTTATTTTGGCGAGGACGAGTGTTCGTCTGGTGGGGTTACGGTTTTGAAGCTGCGATAGAGCAGCAGGTCGTAGAGGATTTTCAAGCCGCCGGCGACGAAGAATGGAAGGCTTAGGAGGGAGGTGCTGGCAATCAAAGGCGCGGCGATGATCGGGGAGAGTCCGACTCCGATGGTCCGGGCGATGCCGGTTATGCCACCGGCGGCCGAGCGTTCATTCGGATGGACAACGGAGATGGTGTAGGCTTGCCGGGCCGGGACGTCCATCTGTGAAATGGCAAAGCGCAGGAACAGGACGGCTACGGCCAGTTGCACATTCGGCATGAGGGGCACGAGGATCAAGAGAATATTCGAAGGGAGATGGGTGAAGACCATCGTATTGATGAGACCG
This genomic stretch from Pedosphaera parvula Ellin514 harbors:
- a CDS encoding LamG-like jellyroll fold domain-containing protein, whose protein sequence is MKVRRKDASSLLFLQAACALAFLCALVNSPAQSCVAPPSGLVAWWAGDGDASDSQNGNNGTLFGGTNFATGEVSQAFSFDGTSQYIRIPSSSSLSPTGSFTLEAWIYPQAPSISRVIIGKWGGSAEYANERSYVLDLTENNALQFCISDAAHEWDPSFHTFNTTDNAVPLNTWSHVVGVYDQTTGTRLMYINGMLVATRTDAPINIWNGIAAVGIGARMDTTTQPANFFAGKIDEVSLYNRALSVTEIQSIFNAGSAGKCKTPLPPSISSQPQSQTVNAGANVSFNVTTSGTAPLSYQWQMNGTNLVAATTSVFNLSNVQLSDAGVYTVIITNLYGAVVSSNATLFVNAFPPSITTQPQSQTVNAGANVSFEVVASGSSPLNYQWQLNGSNVPGATTSTLTLSNVQPVSAGDYTIVVTNPYGLVTSSNATLVINTYPAAITTQPQSLTLNVGENGSLTVVASGTAPLTYQWQFNGTNLAGATLSFLSLLNVQTNTAGSYSVTVANPYGSTTSSNSILTVNVPICQPAPNGILAWWAADGDASDLLNVNNGTLFGGVGFATGEVAQAFSFNGSSQYVRIPSSGSLSPTGSLTLEAWIYPQAQSIGRVIIGKWGGAAEYAAERSYVLDLTANNALQFGISDAAHQGDGSFHTFNSPDNAVALNTWSHVAGVYDQTTGTRRMYVNGVLVATRTDAPINVWSGIAAIGIGARMNTTTQASDFFAGKIDEVSLYGRALAESEIQAIYNSGVAGKCKIPIVPSIVSQPRSQTVTVGTNVTFSVVAAGTAPFSYQWISNDTNVLVGATNSSLVLSNVQLVASGTYSVIVSNSVGSILSSNATLTVNPPPALVQVVSVTASSNTVQLPINLVANGNENALGFSLNWNASLLHFVGATIGTGGSGGSLLANTNQINSGHLGLAISLSANSTFTAGTQNVLIVTFSTSAVSTTTSNSITFGDTPTLRQLVNPQAVILPATYANGGITIPFTGYEGDVTPLPNGDRNVTIADWVQEGRFVAGLDAITNSSIYQRADAAPRSTQGDGIISVSDWVQVGRYAAGLDALSAAGGPTQDAGARPATIHVLGLSPSALTIANASVTAGQTCQLSINLESQGDEAALGFSVDFDPAFLTLTGATLGSGASGATLNLNTNQAGRVGIALAMPITSTFAAGTREVVKLNFKTATNATGNTTVSFTNRPVFQQVSDPSANTVSTTYVNGSVSFTQPVVTSPLMTVQQIANSLVLSWPGTAGGFHLEGNDTLTVSNWTSVSATFTTNGSVITATVPISGTQKFYRLHYP